A window of Toxotes jaculatrix isolate fToxJac2 chromosome 11, fToxJac2.pri, whole genome shotgun sequence genomic DNA:
GAGCAAATTATCTGAAGCTGCTTTTGCAAGGAACTATTGCTCAGGTATGCAGCTGGCTTTTTTGATGGACCCCCAAAGGTTTCCAGGTTTAAAATGAAAGTATCATAGTTGTTTCTCTAGGAAGTGATTCACTATATGTCATGACATAGGACCTGATCATGATTTATTTCCAAAACCTTTCCAGACTTCACCTAAGCAGGCTGCTCGATTTTACTATTATATTATTAGGCTTTAGCGCGAAATATGAGAAACATTACTCTCCACGGGCAGATGAAAGTCTGTGATGGGAGTCCACCTACAGTCATTTACAGGGGCCCATGGCATGACTAATGCCCCTAAATATAGGTGGGAATGTGCTGCACTCAATCACTACACATAAACCAGCTCTTTGGGGCTCATgggaaaagctcattttaagTCAATATGGAGGAATGTCAGCACCCTGAAAAACTGCCACCACTAAAGTCCATGGCTCATCAGTGCTCACCACACTTTTTACCCCACAAGATCTTTTAAGTCTTTTAAAAGTTGGGCTAGATTGTAAATGAAATTTTGCAGAACACAATGAAttcacttttattattttatcccCAAAGAAGTAAGAATTTTTAGAGCTTTGTCGCAAAATAACGTGGAAAAATACTTAAATTATGTTTCATAAAGTAAGTTTTGAAGAATGTGTCAGTGACCATCAGGTGTAAATGAATTTTTATTAGACCAGATATCAGTAGGTTAGGATGAAACCCTGCAGTCTCAGGACTTCTGGGTACTTTTGCAGTAGACCGGAGTCAGACTGAAACGTGCAATGCTAAAGAACAAAAACTATATTTGAAGATTTCAGTGCTAAGTCACTTTACGGCTCACTTTGATTGCTTAGCTCTCTATTGTGTTGTATGAATCTTTTACTGATCTAATACACTTTATCTTACCATTTAAATTCCACTGGCATGATggcatatactgtacacattCACGTCTTCCCTCTGCATCTGTTAAACCGATGCTATACCTGTATGCAGAGAATCCGACACTTGACATTTTTGGTAAGTTTTAACTGTGAtggttatattttgtttgtacGTTTGTTTGTTGTCATCGTTAATCTCACCGTTATTTGGGGTTTTGTTCTGAGTATACTACTGTCACTGAATATCATTTCCATTATAGTGTGCTGTATGTTTGATGTTTAAAGTCATGTTTGAGCTGTATATTTATCTGTTGATAAATTTTAGAGTGAAATGTCCTGGCTCcgtttgctgtttttgtttgttgacagGAGTCCAGTGTGGTTTCTGGTTGGTTTGCTTATGTTTTGATGGTGAGTGGTGCTCTCTGCTGGCTGCTTTTGTACATACAAAATCTCAAGAACAGGAAAAGCATGTCCCTATACATTCAAACTAGTGAAAAAAACTGTTGGATGTATTTACATTAATATTTGCTGAAATGTCAACCTGTGCAAAAACAACAGAGTGATTGTGAGGATCTAACAGAAAATTTATCTGCAACAAGTTTGATTATCAGTTTTGTATTTCTCTGGCAAAAATGCTGAACATTCTCCAGTTACAACTTTGCAGTATTTGTCACTGTTTTATCAATGTAAATTAAATGTCAGCAGGTTTTGTACTGTTGCTGTTGGTGCATTCAGCAAAAGTGGGACATGTTTTGGCAAACATACCAAAGCACTGCTGTAAGAAATACTCACTCGCACCAGTCATGGTTTTGTGGAAAGATACAACCCCTCTGAACACTGTAAAGCTTTAATGTCCCACTTTTGCTAAACCCACTTGCCTAAAGGGGAAATCAGTTAGTCAAAATAATATCTGATAGATTAACTGTTAAGGACAATAAGCTTTAGTTGCAGCAGAAGGTACATTCTCCTTTGCATACATATCAATATGTCAAGGATaaaaggctaatcagctaatcattcTTTAAACCTCATGAGGTTGCCTCGGTCAGGTGACACCAGTTGCTATGAGACACTGTCATCAAGCACAAGCTCCTGTGTGGAGTACAATGAATTATTGATAAAGCTGCCATACTGCACACAGCAGGAACACTACAACAAATGGATCTGCTCACTGTCTTTTAACTATCACTCTGCTAACTATGTCCTCTTTCTTAGACCACAGGTTGATTAGGACTGCGGCGGTGGAGCGGGTGGTCGCACCAATCGCAAGTCATTTATGCCACttggtgctgctgtgtgacagCGCAGAGGAACCTGAACAGCTCAGCCACCTGGAGGAGGCAGCTCAGGCTGTGGCTAAAGCTACCGAGAACATGGCAGCGGTGGCCTCCAGGTATGTACAGTATGGCATTTACTGGGGTGAAGAGTAGAAATGTAATGTTCTACACTGCAGTCTGTAAAAGTCACGTGTAAGCCCATTTATGTTATGTAAAAGACTGACGTGTAATATATTATCAGACTAACACCAGGCTCTTCACTTCCAGGCAGATAAGTAAGACAGAGGATGAGATTTTGCACATGGAGATGTCATCCCTGTTGGAGCCAGTCGCGGTGTCTGGACAGCATGTGCTGCTGGCAGCCCAGAAACTCAGCATCCAGCCCAGTTTGGCTGAACACAGAGAGGAGCTCATCGCTGCTACACAAAGCGTCTTCCTGGGAGTAGTCAAAGTATgatttttcttctccttgttgAAAAGGTTTCTACAAAAGTATTACCAAACACCCCATATGTTATAAAATCTGACCCTTTTTAAACTAACAGACATAGGCAGAAAGGAATTGCTGCATTGTCCAGTGCCAGACAGCGACGgattaaaaaacactgacaggttCCAGTAGCTTCATCTTGAACAGCTGCATCTGCTTTACTTTCTCCAAGGTTTCCTGGAAATACTACACTGTTACAAATAATAGTTTAAATGATCCTTTGTTAATTTGTGAGGGCAGTGAACTTTTTCCTGATGTTAGCTACTGGTTTATATCTTATCTGTACACGGTGTCAGTAATTTATGAGGGATTTTTTAGGGGATTTCATCAACTATTtcttttaaaatagaaaaagcaCATGTATGTTTTGTTACTGACACGGTCATGCTCCTTCATAACTTAATCTGGTCTGTGACAAaatcttctttcttctctctggttATGGTAAATGCTGTCTGGGTCTGTTTTAGCGCACTAGAGTGTCATATTCAGTGATTTGTGCAATATAAATTTCCACATTTTCTGCAAACAATAGCTCTTACAGTAAGAACATGCTGACACATAAAAGCCTTGTTTCCCACCATTGTCCAAGGAAGAGATTGCATAAATGATCTGGGACTTCTGTCTTTACCCACAATTGCTGTTGTCATAATATTATGCACTCATACAGCAAAACAACTAAATCACTGAACATGTACAGTGTCTGTGCTCCACAATTTGCAGTTTGAGTTTTTCAGTTTGTATTGGTTTGAATGTGCACACCTACCTTAAGTTCTAGGTTCAGTAATTCAATTTAATCAATGACATTACTACCTGACCAGCTAATATTTATTATGCACAGTTAGGACCAAAGTGGCTAATTGACTGACCAGAGACAGATTGGCATTTCAATCCACAGTTTTCAGCATGTAACAGCAATAACCCCTCCAGTAGCAGTAACATAGTGACCTTATCTCTCTGCTCTTTAGGTTCTGTTAGTGGACGACGATGCTACAGTCAGGAGGGTTGTAGCTGCTGCTGATCGGGTTTTGGAGTGCCTCTGTGAGCTTGGCTCCGCCTCAGACATCAAGTCTCTGCTCAGATCTTTCCAGGTGTTTTCTGAggctctgtttctcctcaacAGCCTGACAGTGGAGAGAGCAGATTCCTTACAGGATCCCAGACAATCAAAAGAACTTCTTGATTCACTGGAGACCCTGAGGAAGTGCATCTCCATGCTGCACACGGCCATGTGCACAACCATCAAACACCCTACAAGTGAGCAGGCACAAGCTGCCAAGAGGTACATTCTGGACAAGGTGCAGAGTACAGTGAGTGACATTATTATAACCCTGAAAAGTGAACGCCACAGAGGTTCACCGGGCCCTGTTGGGTATTACACAGGGAGGAAAACCAGTCTGTTGCAGATACTTTCTtgttcctccacctcctcaatTCAAAATAGTGGCTTTGACAGCATGGTAAGAgattttgtgtttcactgtatGGTTGTAGCAAACTCTTCTCGTAGAGAGTTTCAGCAAAGAGTGGTGGGTCATTGTCGTCATATCCTGCAATTCTGGTCTGACATAAAAAGGATTTCAAAATCCTCTGAGGATCTCGATGAGCAGAGCCTTGAGAACACCATCTCTTTGCTGGTGCAGCAGATACAAATGCTTGACAAAGCTTTGCTAACAGCTATTCTATATCAAGTCTTGGACACATTTCTCACAGCATCTTCTACATATGAGGAACTTTTAAGTGTGATGAGACAGATCCTGGGAGCAGATTCCTCTACAAAGATGGATCTGAACTTTATTCAGCCACTAGTCGAGGATTTCATATCTTCCACTGATAGAATAACACAAGTCGCAAATTTTATCTCAGCTGTGGCTGTTGATGCAAAGAGTTTAGAGAACGTGGAGAACTCACGAGCATGCCTCACGAGACTCAGGGCTCGAATCGCACCTCTTTCACTGGAGCTTGCGGATAATTCAATGCAAACTGTTCAAAAGCTTCATGAAGTTTGTCAAAAATGGGAGGAGGAGACTGGTCAGCTTCAGGATGCTCTCAGTGACGTGATGGATGTGAGGGAGTTCACCAGTATTGCTATTACTGAGATGGTCAATGACCGGCATGGATGTGACGCAGCGTACAGAGAGCAGAGCTACGAGCTGTTCAGTGAACAAGCAACGAACCTTATCTGTCACATGAAGCTGGTGATTCACTCAGTGAAGAGGCACTTGGACAGAAGTGATAGCCCCATCTACAGGAATGGCCTCCTGGTCCTGCTGAAACAGGTTCAGTCATCACAGGCCAAAGTGGGTGAGTCAGTCAGAGACATGCTTTTAGGTTCCTGTCTCAATGTGGAGGTGTATTCTAccttttcacacagtgtttccaCAGTCATTCAGCATTTTAAAGTGCTAAGAGAGGGACTGGACGGCCAACAGCATCCACATCTCCTGAGCCCACTGCGAGAGCGGGCACGTCAGCCTGGAATCTCACAGTTACACTCACCAGTGAAAGACACCTGTGAACTGAAACTGGATCATACGATAAGAGGTTATGGTTCTCCTGTTTTGGAGGCTATGGAGAGGGATTCCCATACCGAACATGAGGAGGAGCACTCAGACGAGGAAACTATAGAAGCGGAACTGGCTCATAAATATGACAGTGATGATTTAAAGATCCCAGCTGTCTCCGATGCGCCCAAGCTGATCCACAGGCATCTTGAATTTGACCTTTTACCCCTCTTGTATGAAGTTGTGACTGTGACTAAAGAGAAGGATGTGACACTGCTCAACCAGGCCTGCACTAGTCTTCTTGAGCTGTCAAACTATTACGCTCAAGCTGCAAAGGAAGCCTTGGCCATTGTTGATGCGGTGGATTGTCAAACGTTGGAAGGTTTTAGAGCAGAGCTGGTGTCACTGACTCCGCTGCTTGTCCAGACTGCTCAAGAGACGGCATTGAGCTCAGCAATGAGCACAGAGAACATctacaaacacagcacacagttttCTGACCTTATTAACAACATCAGAAAGGTTTTACTGCCAGTAGCTGGAGCCTGGTATCATGCTGTTTTCAATGAGCTGCAGGGAAATCCGTCAACAATGGCAGCTACTGTTACACAGAAACTAAATGAAGTGATGAATTTATGTGCTGATACAGTCCAGCTCTTGACATCGTCTGATTTGACCTCACAAAGTGAAAGTCAAGaaacattcagtgttttacacAACAAGCTGAACAAAGCCCAGAACAACACGAGGTATCTGGTCGAGTTCTCCACCTCAGTGGAAGGACAGGTAGATCAACTAGAGGGACTTTGTGCCCTCTGGGGTCTCTCTATTCAGATTTTGCTGAAATCACTTGACAAGATTTTGGGAACATCAGTGGCAGTGAACCAGCTGAGCCCCCAGAAACATCTATCAGTGTTGTCTGAGAACTCGCTCCGGATCCAGGAGGCAGCAAGGATCACCAGCCTAAATTGTAAAAGTGCTTACAAATCAAAACAGTTAACGGGATGCCAGGACgaactgaaaacactgactgaagctTTTCTTAAAGCAGCAGAAGAGCTTGACATAACGCCAAGTGTGATGCAACTCGCGAAATCTGAATTCTTTCAGAGACATCTTTTGATTAAAATTAGAGTGCTTTCTGGTCATTTAAGCAAAGCAAACAGGGATTATGACACTGCACTTCAAAATATGGTCAGCATTGCCTGTTTTGCAGCTGAACACAACGCTGAAGATGAAGAGCAAAAATTTGAAAACGTGGCACAAAcactttttgaaaatgtgaaatctGCTACCAAAAGAGTCGAGGACTGCTTAAACTACATCCGCGACCCTCGCACCCGGTCTAATCTGAGGTCCATCAACGACCACCTGCCTTTTCAGATTTCAGATGTAATCAGCAGGGCCAGGCTCATGGTAGAGACTCACTACATTTGTGACACGCTCAGTCTGGATGTGCAGATACGATGCTGGTCAGCCAAAGCTCACTATGTGGTGGAGGAGATCAGGAGGCAAGATGGGATTCACCAAGAGGCTAAAGAGCACATCAGGGCTGGTCTACAGGGAAGAACACCTGAGGTGTTCAAAGAAGGGCTGACTGCAATCCCATCTAAAGTCAAAGAAGTGGAATTTCCCTCTGACACAGCAATGATGTCCTGGCAGAAAGGCAATACAGAAAGTGTCGCTGCTCcagaaacaaatataaacatggCAGCTGTGGCGAAATATGGACCTGGAAATATGGAAAAAGATGTAAGTATCTGATGACTGCTGAGATATTACAAATTGGTGATTCCTTTACAGCTCAATAaaccaaatacttattttttCTCTACAGGATGGTGTCAGATCTGGTGCATACAAAGAAGCTTCTTCGCTGACCTACACCTCCCTTTTTCTAAAACAAGAAAGTGACAGCTGGGATCCCAAGGACAACAGAATTGTCCAGGTGACAAGGAAGATGGCTAACACTATATGCTACATGACTCAGTACCTGAAGAAGAAAGGCCCAATACCAGTAAGGACCACCAGAGGTCACTTTTTTTATACCCTTGTCTTGATATTTGTGGGCACAAATAATCCACAatcatttctcttttcagaATAAAGAGGCGTTTGTCACAGCAGCCAAAGATGTGATCTCAAACTGCCAGTCAGTGACTCAGTTCATCAGAGTCATTGCCAACCACTGCTTGGACAAACAGTGTACGGTCGAACTGTCCCTCATTGTTGAGCAGATCCTCACCATCACCAACCAGCTCAACATCATTTCCAGGTCAGAAAAGTTTAGGCACaaatcacacactgaaaatctaagctagaaaatatatatatatatatatatatatatatataataaagaaAGGTAATGAGACAGTATCTTGATGTTTATTTAGTGTTAATGCTGTAACACCGGGGTGCAAATCATCTGATGAGATCCTGGTGAAGAACGCACAGAATCTACTCCAGACGGTCCTGCGTGGGGTCCATGCTGCAGAGACGGCCTGCATCACAGTAAATTTAACACCACCAGCACAAACCTGTGAAGCAATGAGGTCCTCTCCACGATACAACTCAAACTATTTGTCATGCAAAACCCTGTTGTGTTCTTACTCCAGGGTTTGAAGCAGCCTGAGCCAAACTCAGATGGTGCAGAGGCTACAGCTCTGTGCTTCCAGTGGAAGAGGAACCTGGAGATGCATCGAGCCCAGCAAACCTCTAACCTAGAGACTGATGACTTGGGTTTGAGGAAGACCTCACCCCACCCTGTAGCGCCCAGTCTTGCCCCACCAGTTAATGTACAAGACGGCTACAAGTACACAAGTAGTATTTGTGTCTTGAGAAACACATAACCTTACACTGATCAGATTTTGACTTGTTAAGATGTGAAGCCTGGTCTTGTAGCACTTCCACAGATTGTCACGTTCAAAGATACTTCAGCAGCATGGAACTATTTGTATTGGAACTGATATCTGTTATTGATATTGGACATGCACACTAAAACTTGACGTTTGGCTCTGAAGTAAAACTGATGTTTTATCTCTTTATTTCAGATACTCATAATAAAATCACTTAAGTGTGACGGGCATATGCGTTGTTAAAATGTCATACAGTATTATTACAACCATAACCACCATAGtgacgggaaaaaaaaatcattattcattaaaacactcaaaaatacacactgtacacGTGATAGAAAATAGGCATTTAcaatgtgaaatatgaaaacgattaaaaaaagtaaatagcTTACTCTCAGTCAAACAACAAGCTCACCTTAACAGATAGAGATAGAGTCAATTCAACACACTGCCGATCCATATGCCCCCTTAGGTCTACAAAATTCAAAACTTCCTCTGTAGCGCACATTACCCCATATGAGTTCATCTACAGTCAACTCAAAATCGAACAGTGAAAATAGTCATAACGGTCATATTTgtaacacatatacacataacTACAAGGTCACCAAGATAGTATTCTCTTTGTATAATACACAAAATTCTTTCTTCTTATTCTAATTATgtgttttgaagaaaaaaaaaaaaaagtgaaggacATTTTAAGAGCTACTTACAAGCTTGTCAGCAGTGGGTGTTTTAAGGAATGACAAGGCTGAATTAAATTAAGTAAACAACATTAATTTACTTCATTACCTGTCATTACCTGCAGGTTAGCAAGTTAGAAAAGTCCAGTACAGTGACATCCTCAAAGTATTTAGGCCACTTAAAATAACAAGTCCCACAATGTACAAAATTTGAAAGTGAACAGCTGCAATGTTGCAACATTTCTTCTCAGCTAAGCAGGGAACTGTCTCATATTGCACAACGGATTTTGCAAGCTAGCTTAATTGTagagaatttaatttaaaaactgtaaaatgaaatggaGCAGCAATCAGTCACTGCTACACACAGCAAGGGCCTGCAGGGATTCTGTTAGGACTACGTGACCTGATCGTGTCAGAGCTTGACAAATCACAAGCTCGTATCagggtgtgattaaaaaaatgtaaatgttcaaaGTCTGTTGACttagtgtgaaaaaaaatcccatatcACAAAAGTGAGCATGAACATAAATACCTCATAATATAAAAAGTGTCttgaaataaataagtgaatacAAAAAGTCTCAAGGGTATTCTTACAATTGTAGTTTGATCGGTTACTCAGCACTACCTCTCCGCGTGTCGAGCTGCTGAATAAATCTATTCGGCAGGGTGTAGTGCCTGGAATGAACCCAGAGTTTAGTAAACAACATGTGGGTCAGTCCTTAGTGAAAACCATAATTCCTTTTCCGACTGCTCAGAACAAACATGCATATTACAGAATGGTTAAAAAAAGCAACCTTCTCAGCATTAATATGATTATGTTAAAAGGAACTAtacactgtgtctgtgcacataTCCAGCATCATCTCCATACTGTCTTATGTATGGTGCACTAAATAATATGTGATTCTATACAGGATCATGTATATACAGAAATAAATAGATTCATGTAAAGCTAAATAAAGATTAATAGCCACATCTTGTCAATATGCAAATCTTATGCAACTTTTCCATGTTTCCATAACGGAGTGTTTACTGACAGAATGGGGAAGCAGTGGGATCAAAAGTCTTGAACACATCTTTAAGCGTCCTGTCATCTGCATCCTCGTCTGGATCCTCCTGTTTCGGTTCCTCCTTCGgggcctcctcctgctcctgttcttgctcctgctcctgttcttgctcctgctcctgctccttcttTA
This region includes:
- the LOC121189919 gene encoding uncharacterized protein LOC121189919, encoding MSSFLDHRLIRTAAVERVVAPIASHLCHLVLLCDSAEEPEQLSHLEEAAQAVAKATENMAAVASRQISKTEDEILHMEMSSLLEPVAVSGQHVLLAAQKLSIQPSLAEHREELIAATQSVFLGVVKVLLVDDDATVRRVVAAADRVLECLCELGSASDIKSLLRSFQVFSEALFLLNSLTVERADSLQDPRQSKELLDSLETLRKCISMLHTAMCTTIKHPTSEQAQAAKRYILDKVQSTVSDIIITLKSERHRGSPGPVGKLFS
- the LOC121189993 gene encoding uncharacterized protein LOC121189993; the encoded protein is MVNDRHGCDAAYREQSYELFSEQATNLICHMKLVIHSVKRHLDRSDSPIYRNGLLVLLKQVQSSQAKVGESVRDMLLGSCLNVEVYSTFSHSVSTVIQHFKVLREGLDGQQHPHLLSPLRERARQPGISQLHSPVKDTCELKLDHTIRGYGSPVLEAMERDSHTEHEEEHSDEETIEAELAHKYDSDDLKIPAVSDAPKLIHRHLEFDLLPLLYEVVTVTKEKDVTLLNQACTSLLELSNYYAQAAKEALAIVDAVDCQTLEGFRAELVSLTPLLVQTAQETALSSAMSTENIYKHSTQFSDLINNIRKVLLPVAGAWYHAVFNELQGNPSTMAATVTQKLNEVMNLCADTVQLLTSSDLTSQSESQETFSVLHNKLNKAQNNTRYLVEFSTSVEGQVDQLEGLCALWGLSIQILLKSLDKILGTSVAVNQLSPQKHLSVLSENSLRIQEAARITSLNCKSAYKSKQLTGCQDELKTLTEAFLKAAEELDITPSVMQLAKSEFFQRHLLIKIRVLSGHLSKANRDYDTALQNMVSIACFAAEHNAEDEEQKFENVAQTLFENVKSATKRVEDCLNYIRDPRTRSNLRSINDHLPFQISDVISRARLMVETHYICDTLSLDVQIRCWSAKAHYVVEEIRRQDGIHQEAKEHIRAGLQGRTPEVFKEGLTAIPSKVKEVEFPSDTAMMSWQKGNTESVAAPETNINMAAVAKYGPGNMEKDDGVRSGAYKEASSLTYTSLFLKQESDSWDPKDNRIVQVTRKMANTICYMTQYLKKKGPIPNKEAFVTAAKDVISNCQSVTQFIRVIANHCLDKQCTVELSLIVEQILTITNQLNIISSVNAVTPGCKSSDEILVKNAQNLLQTVLRGVHAAETACITGLKQPEPNSDGAEATALCFQWKRNLEMHRAQQTSNLETDDLGLRKTSPHPVAPSLAPPVNVQDGYKYTSSICVLRNT